The nucleotide sequence TTATTTTCTTCGCTATAGGAGCGTGTTTTTGGCAAAAAAGACCTAGGGAATTTATACTTTTCAGGATTGCCAGTTTTGGCGAGGCGGTCAATGATGGGTCCACCAGGATAGGGCAGGCCTAAGATTTTTGCGGCCTTATCAAAAGCTTCACCAGCGGCATCATCAATTGTAGAGCCGACTAATTCACAATCGCCACTTTTTTTAATAATGAAGAGCTGTGTGTTCCCACCAGAAATTAACAAAGCGCATAAAGGAAAAGCCTCAGGCTTGGTGAGGATATCTTGGCGTTCAATAAGACCACCATATATATGAGCCGCCAAATGATTAATGCCACAGACTTTTTTACCAAGAGACAAAGCAAGCCCATTGGCAAAAGCGGCACCCACTAAGAGGGCGGGTAAAAGTCCTGGTTGAGCAGTGACCGCAATGCCATCAATATCTTCTAATTCTAAGTCTGCCTGAGCAAGTGCTTGATTAAGAGTGGGACGAACATTATTTAAGTGTTCACGAGCAGCAAGCTCTGGGACGACACCACCATAAGCAGCGTGGTCTTTTATTTGTGAAGAAATAGCATTCGCTAAAACTTCATGCCCATCTCTTACTAGAGAGATAGCGGTTTCATCACAGCTGGATTCAACTCCTAAAATAATCATATGTAACCTTAAAATAATAATAATTACTTCAAGATATAAACAATAACTCATGTGTCAACAAAGTGTCGGCTGAGAATCTTGATTTGAAAAAGACTATATAATCTATTAAACAATGAGTATTGAGTAGAGTTTGTTTGTTGACATTATCTTTGTAGGCTTCTACTTTTGAGCTCTTATTATAATAACGTGGAACCATTGTGAAGCAGCCTTTAATTTTCATTAGCTTACTTTTATTTAATTTTACAGTTTTATGCGAGACTCCTGAGGCCATGTGGAAAAGTGCTTTTCAAGAGTTCGATAAAGCTGAAATACATTTCAAAAAAGCGGAACACTCGAAAGCAGACTCGGCTTTTAGTACTGCCTTAGCCAAGTTTTTAAAAATTTCAGTTGATTATCCAAGTTGGGAGACGACCTCAGTCAGTTACCGAGTGAATGAATGTAAGGATAAACTCAATGAGATTAAAAACTTGCCATCTAGTAAAAATAATGACGCGATCAAGAAGGGTAGTGATAAGTCAGACTTGAATAAAATCCGGGCAGAAAGAGACAAATATGCCAAAGCGATGATCATGTCCTATAATAAGAATAAGAAATATAAAAGGGAAATGGAGCTTTTAAAAGCTTTGTTAAGTCAGGCACAAAAGTCAGCTGGCAGTAATTCTCAGACTAATTCGGACTTGGAAAATGCAATTTTGGGTAAGCGTAAGTTAGAGTTGACAATTAAAGGTTTAGAGAGTGAAATTAGTGAACTCAAGATAAAGAAAGCGACTTCGAATGAACAAGAGTTAATTGATCTTCAAAGTAAAATGGATACTTTTTTGCTGGACGCGCAAAAAAAACAAAGGGTTTTGGAAGCAAAT is from Lentisphaera profundi and encodes:
- the tsaD gene encoding tRNA (adenosine(37)-N6)-threonylcarbamoyltransferase complex transferase subunit TsaD, which encodes MIILGVESSCDETAISLVRDGHEVLANAISSQIKDHAAYGGVVPELAAREHLNNVRPTLNQALAQADLELEDIDGIAVTAQPGLLPALLVGAAFANGLALSLGKKVCGINHLAAHIYGGLIERQDILTKPEAFPLCALLISGGNTQLFIIKKSGDCELVGSTIDDAAGEAFDKAAKILGLPYPGGPIIDRLAKTGNPEKYKFPRSFLPKTRSYSEENKLNFSFSGVKTSLLNLVKKTWKDGHVPDEDLPDLLASYQDSIVDVLSTKMKMAAESYGARTLLLCGGVACNSAIRERVQKMAIRSGKELILTPPKYCTDNAAMIAGLGYHYLKNPEHVSDFVEASGRAPIIENLPVFT